ttgatatatttgtattttagaaTTGGGCTTTGTAATTTGCATAGAAGCTGAGACTTGAGGCACAGTACCAGGATAATATTCGCGCACACGATGACCTGTTCGTACGCTACCGACTCTTTTGCCACTTCTTATCGCCCTTAATGAACTAAAAGCTTGTCGTTGTTCAAACAATGAAACATCGTTTCTTTCCTCAATACGTCCAAGTGTTTTGCGTGCCACAGCCAATTGAAAGTTTCTGTGAAAAGATGACATAGATTTCATCACAACTGACTAATTTATTCTTatccatttattattttatatatatatatgtatataaaaaaataacgcaaTGCTTACTGATGAGCATGATTCAATTCCTCATAGGGCTCTGCACGAACAGATAATCCTATTAAGTAAACTTCATCCGCACGTTTATAGTCCTCAATTTGCTCCAACTCAAAAGCCCAGGCTCTGTACATGTCTGCCACTGTAGTTCCGATACCattgttttgtaataattggTACAACTCCAAAGGATTTTTTTGCATACTTatctaaaaaaacaaagttttattaagtatatacgACATATACAGTAACAAAAAATGATATCTCTATATAAGACATCACTTACATAATTAATCCACAAACGTATATATCTGCGATCTTGATGATATTTTGTTTCCTTCTCAAATATGGCCAAACACTGTTGCAAGAGTTTTCCAATATGAGATTCATGTCCACTCTTTGGATAGCTCTGTTCCACCCAAAGAATATACTCGTACCAGTTCTCCAAAGGATCTTCTccttcataatttttaattgcatcttCATACAttctaaaaaacaaaaaaatgtaaataataattaaaatatttgacaaaaatcacatatcatataaaatcactttgtgagaaaattatattaatcaaattgttataattatcatgAATTCTTGGGACATTACTGTTTTTCTTGTAAGAGCAACTGCTGCGCATCTGCATCTTCCTGTGCTCTCAATGCAGTTCCCAATTGCGTGGCATTCCGCCCATACCTTAACGGCTGGATATTCTCTTTGCAAAGAGCTATCACTGACGCAGGATCCATTTCTGACTTTGTTGTTTATCGCTCAGAGACTTCCTTATACACTGACAAAACAACAAAAAGTTCTACAATTAACGCAAACAATACCAAAGAATATTCAGCAGCATCCCAATTGATCATACGATTATACacgtataaaaatgtaaacatcCTTTACTTTACGACTGTCAATAGAACACAAGATGGTATAATACGAGCAGGAACGCAACGATTTATTCTCTGTTGGAATTATCGAAGCATCGAAGCGCGATACCAATTTCGAATTCGCAAAGTAGTTGAACACTCATCGGTATCGATGTCAACGCGCGAGTATAACACGACCAAACCGTTTAGCGTATAGCGCGAGCATAACTCAGACTCCCATCAGGACGCATGCACATCCTCGCTTACCGCAACTTCACATAACAGTCTCGTAATTCGTAGCCGGACCTTTAAATTCGAACAAATTCCGCTCTGAAACTCCAATAAGGACGCTATTAGGATGGGATTAGGTTAGGTTCGCGCTTTAACGGCTCATGGGGGCCGCCACCAACGGTTTTTAACTGTCCTCCACTACAATGGTACTtggtcgcgtcgcgtcgcccCGCGCCGGCAAGTCTCGATCCGCGGAATCGAGCTTTGATCGACGTGCGTTTGGTGTCGAGTGGCAGCGCAAAGCAGCCGCAGTTCGCCGCGATCGACGACGCTGGACGACGCTGTTGTATCCAGTTATGTCGCTAACTGGCCTCGGCTGGTGATTTTCACGAATTTCACCGGTTGAAATTTACCGATAGCACAGCTGTTTGCAAAGGAACCCACGCATGATCCTTCGAGGATGGGTCTCTTGCGCGCTACTGTTCCTATAGTAACTCGGTAGACTGGGCCAAAATTGGTACGTCAGTGATTCTCAACCGAAACAAATAAACCATGATGCGATTTCACTACATTTCAATGCGGGACACGCGAAAAacattttcatgtttattcGTGCGATCAGAGATGCATATGCGTCTCGTACTAGcatcgaaaaattaatttaaaattatattggatTCGATTTCTACTTTCAGCTTTCTCATCATATCACTGATTATGAGTGACATACACACCACGCACACATTCACacacccgcgcgcgcgcgcgcgcgctttgtGATGTGATTAAATGTAACCTCTAACATTAGGCTTGgatcattttatttcaaaatcgcaaaagaaatgacaaatatatttttgaaagattgcAACTTGCAAATTATGATATGCCAAAGAAACAGTAAGACTCTGCTGTACCAAACACAATATTTGCACAATGTCACAAAATTTTCTCTTAAACGAAATTATACCATTCCGTTTCAAACAAACTGCATCTTCTATaacagaatttaatatatttttatttaaaaaattcaatgcaattttaaaatttaataaaactaaaagaaattaaaattatattacacaattttcAGCAAATTATCTGTACgttgtataaattttgaaaaacaaaaatgttacaaGATGCATGTTTTACACTTTTAtctaatgtttaaaaaatcctgATAAGCTGTGAAATcgtgtacaattaaaaaacaatgtttccaatatatatatacaatataaattattatttatatacatatataaattaagtaatatttaagttttattaatttgcaaatttttaatttcaggtTTGATCTATTTACTAAGAACTAGGAGGTAACGATAAATCTAGATAATTTGTAAGGATTTTTCTGCACAAATCATGTGCAAGACACATCAGAAAATGCTgtctacattattattatataaaaagattataagaGGAATAACAAATATCTTAATGCGACAAAATTCGCATTATGTGCTGAGTTATATTTTTCTggaatatctatattatagaTTGCAAagattattgaaacaaaaGCTTTGCTGGATTACTTTACCAGATACAgctttaaaatacatattggacaatttggaaaatatacaGAATGAGTATATTGATTATGACTCTTGTGCACTAGGAAATatacagtttttaaaaaaatcaccaAGTTCCTGGTTTCATGCATGTTCAATGATTTCAAtgacgaaatataaattaatgataactTCTATAGCTGATATAAATGAAAACACTATCCTAATTTCCGAAACAATGCAAcacaatttgcaaaatgctCTTTGTTGTGAACAATTAGACGAATCATGTTTTATATGTaagtatattttctatttaccacagatattttatatttgaattttaatactaaattatttataccgtCTGCCTTAAATAACTACAACTATAACTTTTCGCCTATTAATGATTAATCATCGAGTTTACAATGattgaattttgaaatttatttttagtaccatTGGAGGCTGATGTGGTTGAGTTTGCCACTGAGGCAAGAATATCTTTAATCGCTAATCCATACGATTGTGcaactgaaataataaataccatgttagaaaattactttttacatcctcgatatttgcatataaatgatataattaagatCGACGCGAAGGAATACGCTCAAGATCGATTTTATTCGTCTGGTTCTGCGGCGATTCCCACACTACATTTTGCagttaaatcattaaaattatatcacgaCGAGCGCATTAATAGCGTTAATAGTTGTTACGTCGTACGAGGAGAAACAGCACTTATTCAGGAAGCACAAGTTCACGGTTACAATCCTCGGAAAcacgttttctctttttccgaTGACGTTTTCTTACGACGGGGCGAAAAGATAAGATTACCGAACGGCAAATGTCCATCAGTTCTTAAGGAGTCTTTGGAGTATATAGAATCTTGCATTATGCCTTTTCTAAAAGAAGGTAAACTTATGCATATTTACAAATTGATAGTATTTAAATACCGTAatcattgtaaatataatttttttattctcgttTGTTGTATCGATAGACATCCAATCGCATATAAGGCCAGTTTTTCTTGTGAAAGGACCACGAGGCTGCGGCAAACACGAATTAGTTCGAATTGCGTCGGAAAAATTTGGATTGAATTTACTGGATGTTGATTTCGCACAAGTACAAACTTTAACGTCAGTGCAGACCGAAGCTAAGCTTCGCATAGTTATGCAAAATGCGCAACAATGTGTGccatgtatattatatttaaataatattcaagtaCGTGATACTGCaccaaattattttgtttttgatcGTATATTAATTGACAGCTACCTGTTTCGCAGGTTTTCGGTAAGAGTGCTGAAGGCCAGAAAGACGAAAGGATCATATCCGCCTTTTCGGCGGAGATTGCTGCGTTGTATGGCAAACGTCGCAAGTTTCCTTTGATTATTATAGCTGCGTCGGATGAGACTGACATACCCGCAGAATTGCAAAGGATATTTATTGAGACAATTCACATGAAGCACTTGAATAAGAATAAACGGACGGAATTAATGTCTTGGTTATTGTCCAACGGAAATCTAACAACCACCGCGGACCTCGCAAGACTGGCTGGTCTTTGTTCGGACTTTAGATTTGCCGATTTGTTGGCATTGTCATTGCACGCGACCAAGTTTCGGTGTAAATTAACTTCGCCCGATTCCAAATGCACATTGGCACAGGAAGATTTTGATCGAGCTTATggtataattctttaaaattgattttagcAAGAATGATTTAGCAAAAATGGTCTTGCTATAAATGGGGCTAGCAatatcttactttttttttttacattttacggtaaaacaaaaatatattttcagaatatatgCAGTCGATTTATTCGGACAGTAAAGGCGCACCACGCGTACCGGAAGTTCACTGGGAAGACATAGGCGGCTTAGCGGAATTGAAACACGAGATTATTCGCAGAATTCAACTACCTTTGTTAAACGCTTTCGGATTTGGCCAATCTGGATTACTATTGTACGGCCCGCCTGGCACTGGGAAGACTCTTCTCGCTAAAGCAGTAGCGACGGAATatcaattgcattttttgtcGATTAAAGGGCCGGAAGTGTTGAACATGTACGTCGGTCAGAGCGAGAAGAATGTGAGACAAAGTATGTTACCTAAAACAGAATTGAATGAATAATTAGTCGAAGCAAATAAATaggaaaatttttctcttacagTTTTCGAACGTGCGCGCTCCGCTGCTCCTTGTATCATTTTCTTCGACGAGCTGGACTCGTTGGCGCCAAATCGAGGCAGAAGCGGAGATAGTGGCGGCGTAATGGATCGCGTGGTGTCTCAGCTACTCGCCGAGATGGATGGTCTCGAGGAGTCCGGCAGCATATTCATTATAGGAGCTACAAACAGACCCGATCTTATAGATCCTGCGCTGCTCCGACCCGGAAGATTCGACAAAATGTTGTACGTCGGCATTCACTCGGATCGCGCGTCTAAGCTCAACGTTTTGGAAGCTCAGACGCGTAAATTCCAATTCCGAGAAAAAGGGAAAGAGCTAGAGTGTATCGTAGATCGATTGCCCGACAATGTGACGGGCGCGGACTTGTATTCAGTCTCTTCCAATGCATGGCTCAATGCTGTACGCCAAGTTGTCAATAAGCATCGGGAAGCCACGAAAATGGACAAAACAATCTTGTCTGCCCAAGAGGAAtgcataattaatgataacaTCATTGTGGAAGTGCAGCACTTTTTGGACGCTATTCGCGATCTGGTGCCTTCTGTCAGCGACCAAGAGGTGGACAGATACAATAGGATGCGGATGGAGTTGTCATCGTAATATCAGCCATTACAAGGTATGACAAAATATACAATGTGATACATTTGGTTTCTATTCAGGATATCCTTATCTCATGATGTATCTCAAATAACAATGTTGGACGAATAACATTGTCGGTCGATATAGATAATCTCGTGCATGTTATAAACgacatgttattttatttcgagaagtatgtaaaacaatttgtacagcgaataattaaaatgaaggAGGAAATCGATCTACGCTTGATTTACGTATTATCTTCGATTACACATCGTCGATTTATGTTACTCTGCGTATTGCACCAAACCATTAATCCTTAGACGTCGACGCGTGATGAAAAGCGCAAAAGTATGAAACCTTCTCCCTCCTTCTCTCCAGGGTACTTGAAACACTTTTCACGCTTTTCACGCTCGCACTCGATACATTATACATAGTGACCAGAATATACAATGTAGAAAAATAGGACAGCTAAATTCATTGAATGCACCCGTGCGGACGTAGGATCCGAAAGGTGAAggctgacaattttttttctcaacgacggcgacgacggtgCTGCGATCGATGCGCGTCAAGTGCATGGTAAAACGCATAGCGAATAAAATCAGGATGTGCCGGTTTGTATGTCGATAGGACCACACGggtaaattttgataacagCGGTTTCTCTCGAAACGCTAAGAGTCTTGCTACGAGTCTTTTGCTCAAATTTGCTGAATATGCTATGTTTTTACATGCTTTTGCGTAACAACGCGACGCTCCGACGACCCGTGTCTTGGCGCGGAAATTCGCGGAAAGAAAGAACGGGAATGAATATATtgtatctaaatatattatatataatacacgaTGTGTGTGGTTCGCCTTGTGTCTGTAAAACGcgttaaaagattaaaacacGTTCCAACGAGTGTAACATCGGACGATCACATCGTATACCTTTGGTATAATCGCGAGGTAGTCATTAACTTTTCATTATGCAATCGTTGCACCATCATACGCCAAATCGCAAGCGCGTCTTCGTCACCGCGACAAATGACGCTTTTGCGAATCAGCACGCGAACAAACTCGCAGATTCAATTATCATTCGCATTTTGTTGTTGAAATTTGCCCTGTCGCATAAGACAGAGTAACGTGTTATGAATTATGATTGAGCATCTACCGCAAGGCATAAATTAACGTAAAGCGATACACGCTTGGTTTATGTCGACCACCGGGCCGACATTTACAACTCGGCGCAATCATACAACAAACTTTCACCCATCATTATCAATCTCATCATCGTCACATCCatacatctctctctctctctatcctCAGTTGAATACCATCGCGTGTAATTTCCGCGGCATTGTTTTCTCTCGCTTTCgggtattttcaatttattacgCACGATTTTTTCAGTTCAAAACGCGATAACACGCTCCCCGTTCATATCGTGGCGCAAGGAGAAAAGAGTAGTTTTAGTCATACAAAGAATACATTCATTAGAAATTTACGTTTTCATCATTATCATGCTTGCGGAAAGTTAGTCGTGACGTAGATATATTAACAATGAAGAAAACTACCCTCTTCTCCTCGATCtcatatatattgtacatatgcACATATACGCCTATATACATTTCGCACTTGAAAATCATCAAGTTGTAAATTTTCGATACGTTTTTCTCGCTTTTCTGTCCTCTCTTCTACTTTAGTGCGATGGGAAGCCACGTGTTTATGCACGATTTAAATGTAGAGGATTGAAAATCGAGCGTTTTGCGTGCGCGATCTAATGTTGCTACCGCATCTCAATCTGTAGCGCCTTTCAAACTAGATTCggaaattacaaatatcaacaattttatACACCTGAATCGTTATTTTGTCACCTTTATCCTCTCCGAGGTATCTTGCGTACGCGTAATCACGCAATACTAATGTGGAGGacattacatacataatatacattaaatagcgatacgtatatgtatattgtgtgCACGCGCGCATATGAATTGTATAtgcatgtgtatatgtatgtatgtgtatatagcTACTCTAATATATGATGAAAACGGCATAGATTACGGGAAAACggtattgtttaaaaaattagatgccAGGCATTCAACATACTTTCGGTCGTTATTATcgttatacatttatatgctCATGAGTCAAGTGTCTAGCGAATGGGTGCTCTCTACGTAGAATCTTAAACGGATGTATTCGTCGAGTGAACGGGGTAAAACATTTGTATTGCCATCGTACGGTATGTAATTTCTAAACACGTCGATCCTCGGAACAACGCGATATCGGTTCGCGCGTTCGTTGTGTTATGCGCAGCATgctataatacaaaatatggaAAACGGGTGGCCGAAGACTTTCGAAGGAGCGCTTTCTCGATACGTAGAAGCGAATTCTCTTTGTACAGTTAATCTGTCTTAAGTATACTGAGGAACAAGATAGTAATTATGCCAGTGAGAGCTACTAAGGAAGATATGGGACTACACGATATAGTGAAAAAGTTCCTTCGTTCAATCGACAGAAAGACATCACTTTTGATATCTTCTTATCGATTCAATCCCGCAACTTTTTAGCGTATCGCATACCACTTTGCTACATGTGGCCCGCGAAGGAATACTTGGGCATCCGCAAATCGCCTTTTGGTCGGTCGTCGCCTTTGCTTACTACATCGCTAGTAACTCGTGTTACATGCAGATAGTCACTCTCGTGCGCACCAAGGAACGAGAATACTTGGAGCTTCGTTAAAGTCCACTCGAAAGTCACTTTATGGCGAAGAACTTGCGTGCGATGAAAATCATGTTCGACAGATGTCGAGAATgcttcgaaaattattttcaccgCAATATTTCATAGTTCTCTTGATTGTCCTTAATAATGTTCTCAACGCTCACCGCTCGCTCGTCGATATTTTCAAACGTAAAACGAAGCACCTTTGAATCTTGGGTGTTGCATCGACGTGGTGGTGAATCGTTTC
The window above is part of the Linepithema humile isolate Giens D197 chromosome 8, Lhum_UNIL_v1.0, whole genome shotgun sequence genome. Proteins encoded here:
- the Pex6 gene encoding peroxisomal ATPase PEX6 is translated as MCKTHQKMLSTLLLYKKIIRGITNILMRQNSHYVLSYIFLEYLYYRLQRLLKQKLCWITLPDTALKYILDNLENIQNEYIDYDSCALGNIQFLKKSPSSWFHACSMISMTKYKLMITSIADINENTILISETMQHNLQNALCCEQLDESCFILPLEADVVEFATEARISLIANPYDCATEIINTMLENYFLHPRYLHINDIIKIDAKEYAQDRFYSSGSAAIPTLHFAVKSLKLYHDERINSVNSCYVVRGETALIQEAQVHGYNPRKHVFSFSDDVFLRRGEKIRLPNGKCPSVLKESLEYIESCIMPFLKEDIQSHIRPVFLVKGPRGCGKHELVRIASEKFGLNLLDVDFAQVQTLTSVQTEAKLRIVMQNAQQCVPCILYLNNIQVFGKSAEGQKDERIISAFSAEIAALYGKRRKFPLIIIAASDETDIPAELQRIFIETIHMKHLNKNKRTELMSWLLSNGNLTTTADLARLAGLCSDFRFADLLALSLHATKFRCKLTSPDSKCTLAQEDFDRAYEYMQSIYSDSKGAPRVPEVHWEDIGGLAELKHEIIRRIQLPLLNAFGFGQSGLLLYGPPGTGKTLLAKAVATEYQLHFLSIKGPEVLNMYVGQSEKNVRQIFERARSAAPCIIFFDELDSLAPNRGRSGDSGGVMDRVVSQLLAEMDGLEESGSIFIIGATNRPDLIDPALLRPGRFDKMLYVGIHSDRASKLNVLEAQTRKFQFREKGKELECIVDRLPDNVTGADLYSVSSNAWLNAVRQVVNKHREATKMDKTILSAQEECIINDNIIVEVQHFLDAIRDLVPSVSDQEVDRYNRMRMELSS